One Sodalis praecaptivus DNA segment encodes these proteins:
- a CDS encoding M16 family metallopeptidase: MQGTGIRLFIGGVLLVTSGGWARAEALQPDAAWQQGKLGNGFAWQVLTTPQRPNDRIELRLMVNTGSLAENAQQTGFARLIARLALTHGENFTTAQLTSLWQQGANEQRPQPPARVSYDTTLYSLSLPNGRPDLLKEALKWMVNTAGHLSITPAAVQQALAAADPVATVPEKPRNSWWHYRLKGSQLLAHGPDAAAKSPVDAEQVQHFYQRWYTPDAMTLYVVGNVDGRALNEQIVKTFSALQGKRDTPATVPTMSPLPHQPVSLFSDEGDYDSLKLVWDNPWQPIRDSQSLNRYWRGDLAREALYMHLQQALKESDLKQTNLRFDCNVNYLRAQCAIHIDTQADNLTPSLTFVAHELANVRNNGLNQSEFDALMARKTAELSTLFATYARTSTDVLMSQRLRSQQNEVVDIAPEQYQKLRSAFLGGLSLQMLNQELRAQLSQNATLVLMQPNGEPEVNMKALQESYEHIMDPGPLPATIDESKPEVTDIPPAS; this comes from the coding sequence ATGCAGGGCACCGGAATTCGTCTTTTCATAGGTGGTGTATTACTGGTGACGTCAGGCGGGTGGGCACGGGCCGAAGCATTACAACCCGATGCCGCCTGGCAGCAGGGAAAACTCGGCAACGGCTTCGCCTGGCAGGTCCTGACCACGCCGCAACGACCCAACGATCGTATTGAATTGCGGCTGATGGTCAATACCGGCTCATTGGCGGAAAACGCCCAGCAGACCGGTTTTGCGCGCCTTATTGCCCGCCTGGCGCTGACGCACGGCGAAAACTTTACTACCGCACAGCTGACTTCCTTATGGCAGCAGGGCGCGAATGAACAACGGCCGCAGCCGCCGGCGCGCGTTTCCTATGATACGACGCTGTACAGCCTCAGTTTGCCGAACGGTCGGCCGGATTTATTGAAAGAAGCGCTTAAGTGGATGGTGAATACCGCCGGCCACCTGTCTATTACCCCAGCGGCGGTGCAGCAGGCGCTGGCGGCCGCGGATCCGGTAGCCACGGTGCCGGAAAAACCGCGCAACAGCTGGTGGCATTACCGCCTGAAAGGGTCGCAACTGCTGGCGCACGGGCCGGATGCGGCGGCGAAATCGCCGGTGGATGCCGAGCAGGTGCAACATTTCTATCAACGCTGGTATACCCCCGACGCCATGACGCTGTATGTGGTGGGTAACGTCGATGGTCGCGCCCTCAACGAACAGATTGTCAAAACCTTCTCCGCACTGCAGGGCAAACGCGATACGCCGGCGACCGTGCCGACAATGTCGCCGCTGCCTCATCAGCCCGTCAGTCTGTTTAGCGACGAAGGCGATTACGACAGTCTTAAACTCGTTTGGGATAATCCGTGGCAGCCTATCCGCGATTCACAGTCATTGAATCGTTATTGGCGCGGGGATTTAGCGCGCGAGGCGCTGTATATGCATTTGCAGCAGGCGCTAAAGGAGAGCGACCTGAAGCAAACCAATCTGCGCTTTGACTGTAATGTGAATTATCTGCGCGCGCAGTGCGCGATTCACATTGATACACAGGCGGACAATTTGACGCCGTCGCTGACCTTCGTCGCCCATGAGCTGGCCAACGTGCGCAACAATGGCCTGAATCAATCGGAGTTTGACGCGCTGATGGCGCGTAAAACCGCTGAGCTGAGTACCTTGTTCGCCACTTACGCCCGCACCAGCACCGATGTTTTGATGAGCCAGCGTCTGCGCTCACAGCAAAACGAGGTGGTGGATATCGCGCCGGAACAGTATCAGAAGCTGCGCAGCGCGTTTCTCGGGGGGCTGTCGTTACAGATGCTTAATCAGGAATTGCGCGCCCAGCTGTCGCAAAACGCCACGCTGGTGCTGATGCAGCCAAACGGCGAGCCGGAGGTGAACATGAAGGCGCTGCAGGAGAGTTACGAGCATATTATGGATCCCGGCCCGCTGCCGGCGACCATAGACGAGAGCAAGCCGGAAGTGACAGATATTCCGCCGGCCTCCTGA
- a CDS encoding AsmA family protein produces the protein MTRTKKVIGGIVLFLLLLIVAIVIFIATFDWNRLKPTINEKVSTELQRPFAINGDLGVQWSRHREERGWRSWVPWPHIHAEDISLGNPQDVPGDYTARLKRIEASIAPLALLHREVYLPRITLVSPDASLKRLANGKNNWTFNLANSDDKDSQKPVSPWSFQVDDIVFDRGKIDYQDAIAKADIHLTVNPLGKPVAFAELTGSGDDKQAAAKTADNYIFGWKAEGTYNNEPLSGSGKIGGMLALRNAGAPFPLQADVRSGRTRVAFTGTLEDPLNFGGLDLRLRLAGENLGDLQGLTGVVLPDSPPYNTDGHLVASFKGKNAGRYRYEKFNGKIGQSDIHGTLEYRQGKPRPSLTGELVSNRLRFADLGPLIGADSGTASGKQAAKTKSIQPSDKVLPYDKFDTASWSKMDADVKFTGKDIEHGDALPLSDLYTHLKLDNGELLLDPLRFGMARGTLNSTIRLEGQRTPMRGRADLHARGLQLKALFPNVEAMRSSMGQLNGDAQFNGTGNSVAALLGSSNGNLRLLMNDGIISRNLMEIAGLNVGNYVVGKLFGDDQVKINCAAADVNVNNGLAQPRLFLFDTENAVIHVDGTTNFGTERLDLSINPDSKGARIVTLRSPLYVRGTFKNPSAGVKPGPLIARGAAAVVLGAVVTPAAALLALISPSGGDDNQCGPILREMNIKK, from the coding sequence ATGACACGGACCAAGAAAGTGATAGGTGGGATCGTGCTGTTTCTGCTGCTGCTCATCGTGGCGATCGTGATTTTTATCGCCACTTTTGACTGGAACCGCCTCAAACCGACCATCAATGAAAAAGTCTCCACTGAACTTCAGCGTCCCTTTGCGATTAATGGCGACTTGGGCGTGCAATGGTCCCGGCATCGCGAAGAGCGCGGCTGGCGCAGTTGGGTGCCGTGGCCGCATATCCATGCGGAAGATATCTCGCTGGGCAACCCCCAGGACGTTCCGGGCGACTACACCGCCCGGCTAAAACGTATTGAAGCCAGCATCGCCCCTTTAGCACTGCTGCACCGCGAAGTGTATCTGCCGCGAATCACGCTGGTCAGCCCGGACGCGTCGTTAAAACGATTGGCGAACGGTAAGAATAACTGGACCTTTAATCTGGCCAACAGCGACGATAAAGATAGCCAAAAACCCGTTTCGCCGTGGTCCTTCCAGGTGGACGATATCGTTTTCGATCGGGGTAAGATCGATTATCAAGACGCCATCGCCAAGGCGGATATCCATTTGACGGTAAACCCGCTCGGTAAACCGGTGGCCTTCGCCGAACTGACCGGCAGCGGCGACGATAAACAGGCGGCGGCGAAAACTGCCGACAACTACATTTTCGGCTGGAAAGCGGAGGGAACCTACAACAATGAACCCCTTAGCGGCTCGGGCAAAATTGGCGGCATGCTGGCGCTACGTAACGCCGGCGCTCCGTTCCCGCTACAGGCGGACGTACGATCGGGGAGAACCCGCGTAGCGTTTACCGGTACGCTGGAGGATCCGCTCAATTTCGGCGGTCTGGATTTGCGCCTGCGGCTCGCCGGAGAGAATCTCGGGGATCTGCAAGGCTTGACGGGGGTGGTACTGCCGGACTCACCGCCCTATAACACCGACGGCCATCTGGTTGCCTCCTTCAAAGGCAAAAACGCGGGTCGGTATCGTTATGAGAAGTTCAACGGCAAAATTGGTCAGAGCGATATTCACGGCACGCTGGAATACCGCCAGGGCAAACCGCGGCCGTCGTTAACCGGCGAACTGGTGTCCAATCGGCTGCGCTTTGCCGATTTGGGGCCGCTCATCGGCGCCGATTCCGGCACCGCATCCGGCAAACAGGCGGCCAAAACCAAGTCGATACAGCCGTCTGATAAGGTGCTGCCGTATGATAAATTCGATACCGCCAGCTGGTCCAAGATGGATGCCGACGTCAAGTTTACCGGCAAGGATATCGAGCATGGCGATGCGCTGCCGTTAAGCGATCTTTATACCCATCTGAAGTTGGATAATGGCGAACTGTTGCTCGATCCGCTGCGCTTCGGCATGGCGCGCGGGACGCTCAACTCCACCATTCGCCTTGAAGGGCAGCGTACGCCGATGCGCGGCCGCGCGGATCTTCATGCTCGCGGCCTGCAATTGAAGGCGCTGTTTCCAAACGTCGAGGCGATGCGCAGCAGTATGGGCCAGCTCAATGGCGATGCGCAATTCAACGGCACCGGTAACTCCGTGGCGGCGCTATTGGGCAGCAGCAACGGCAATCTGCGCCTGCTGATGAACGATGGCATTATCAGCCGCAATTTAATGGAAATTGCCGGTCTTAATGTCGGCAATTACGTGGTCGGCAAGCTGTTTGGCGACGATCAGGTGAAAATCAACTGCGCCGCGGCGGACGTCAATGTGAATAACGGCCTGGCGCAGCCGCGGCTGTTCCTGTTTGACACTGAAAATGCGGTGATACATGTCGATGGAACCACCAATTTTGGCACCGAACGGCTGGATTTGTCGATCAATCCCGACAGCAAAGGCGCGCGCATCGTTACGCTGCGATCGCCGCTATACGTGCGCGGCACGTTTAAAAATCCTTCCGCCGGTGTGAAACCGGGGCCGCTTATCGCCCGCGGCGCTGCGGCCGTGGTGCTGGGGGCGGTGGTGACGCCGGCCGCGGCGCTTCTGGCGCTTATTTCACCGAGCGGCGGCGATGATAATCAGTGCGGGCCGATTTTAAGAGAGATGAATATTAAAAAGTAA
- the bcsO gene encoding cellulose biosynthesis protein BcsO, with amino-acid sequence MNNYDDIKRFKEKLNMEAIDYKEIAENNPNSSASSWTIIKQIVNADKPFHPLEQGHSTLPSPAPISQQEFSARPAASDVAPAPLPSANAAAGPAYGPSVLSPLFNAVEKAMPPQPATGAPPFRAIDGGSRATGPGSVFDQLTQRAASAPGTSGATPTPLPTAGGASALQGHAALMAAPPKPGQSTDGPGKTLVESPFAQPQAPGRASGVLPPQGNPFTTPNAAPTSSPFAQAQGREPAQDVAGMRFKNLFNRSPAALADTAVGRDIPLSLLLENIALCR; translated from the coding sequence ATGAATAATTATGATGACATTAAGCGATTCAAAGAAAAGCTGAATATGGAAGCTATTGATTATAAAGAAATCGCTGAAAATAATCCTAATAGTTCCGCTTCCAGCTGGACAATCATCAAGCAGATCGTTAATGCCGATAAGCCGTTCCATCCCCTAGAGCAAGGGCATTCGACCCTACCGTCGCCGGCGCCGATATCGCAACAAGAGTTCAGCGCCCGTCCGGCGGCGTCGGACGTTGCACCCGCGCCGTTGCCCTCCGCTAACGCCGCCGCGGGCCCGGCTTATGGCCCCTCGGTCTTATCGCCGCTCTTTAACGCGGTGGAAAAAGCCATGCCGCCGCAGCCGGCCACCGGCGCACCACCCTTTCGCGCCATAGACGGCGGCTCACGCGCCACCGGGCCGGGATCGGTATTCGATCAGCTGACGCAGCGGGCGGCATCCGCCCCCGGCACGTCTGGGGCTACCCCTACCCCGCTACCAACCGCGGGCGGCGCATCCGCGCTACAGGGCCACGCGGCGCTGATGGCTGCGCCGCCAAAGCCCGGCCAATCCACTGACGGTCCCGGGAAAACCCTCGTCGAGTCGCCGTTCGCCCAGCCACAGGCGCCGGGCCGCGCCAGCGGCGTGTTGCCGCCGCAGGGCAACCCGTTTACGACGCCGAATGCGGCACCCACCTCATCGCCGTTCGCCCAGGCCCAAGGCCGTGAGCCGGCGCAGGACGTCGCCGGTATGCGCTTCAAAAATTTATTTAACCGTAGCCCCGCGGCCCTCGCCGACACCGCCGTCGGCCGCGATATCCCCCTTTCACTTCTTCTAGAGAATATCGCTTTATGCCGTTAG
- the hmsP gene encoding biofilm formation regulator HmsP, with product MRIRRSLTIKQMATVSGVALVTICLFIVIQLFHFVSQRREDYTQQLQNIAMSVRQPLSSAVLKADIPQAEQILVTLKRGGILSRADVVLPNNVQVLHGDFPPERPVPALISRLFRLPVEVQVPLYSLPRPSHPQALAYLVLQADSYRLYQFIVSAIATMITTYLLLALIMTVAITWCINRLMVHPLRAIARELENLAPEDMASHQLTLPNMHRDDELGVLVRSYNRNQHVISRGRQDLEQRVTPLAAAGLPTRARFLAMLDAPLATHVETGSYCLLVIAVTTLPEATGVLTESQRDLLYTSLANRLRRDCGATSLLAQLHPHEFALCHWATEPPFQAMALAQRVLSIINGPLTIGNLALRPAAGIGVAFGALEDKNAEKVLNHAALAASSAAARGRNQILFFEPALAVAATRRLTFAHRLLEGIAQGRCALFFQPQVDMRDQRLLSAEALLRWRQDDGSWSLPEDFICQVEAAGVMVPLGNWVLEEACRVLGEWQGRGIAVPLAVNLSALQLQQNDLVSSLKQSLARFQVGCSQLVLEITETARINEFASSFQVLRELHDLGIVIALDDFGMGYSSLYCLDRLRHLPIDMVKIDRSFIATLPEDAIMLRVVSAIADVLDLPVIAEGVENAAQRDCLLAHHIHRGQGYLFAEPLTQQAFEHRFFNRPCS from the coding sequence TTGCGGATCAGACGTTCTTTAACGATCAAACAAATGGCAACGGTGTCCGGCGTGGCATTGGTGACTATTTGTCTATTCATCGTGATCCAGCTTTTCCATTTTGTTTCGCAGCGCCGTGAAGACTACACCCAGCAATTGCAAAATATCGCCATGTCGGTCCGCCAGCCGCTGTCCAGCGCGGTGCTCAAAGCCGATATTCCTCAGGCGGAACAGATTCTGGTCACCCTTAAACGCGGCGGCATACTGAGCCGCGCGGATGTGGTGCTGCCGAATAATGTTCAAGTGTTGCACGGCGATTTTCCGCCCGAGCGGCCGGTGCCGGCGCTGATAAGCCGCCTGTTCCGCCTGCCGGTTGAGGTGCAGGTGCCGCTTTATTCCCTGCCGCGGCCTTCTCATCCGCAGGCGCTGGCTTATTTGGTACTACAGGCCGACTCATATCGTCTGTATCAATTTATCGTCAGCGCGATTGCGACGATGATAACCACGTATTTGCTGTTGGCGCTTATCATGACGGTCGCCATCACCTGGTGCATCAATCGGCTGATGGTCCATCCGCTGCGCGCGATTGCCCGCGAGCTGGAAAACCTGGCGCCGGAGGACATGGCTTCCCACCAGCTTACCCTGCCGAATATGCATCGGGACGATGAATTGGGGGTGCTGGTGCGCAGCTACAACCGCAATCAGCATGTCATCAGCCGCGGCCGGCAGGATCTCGAGCAGCGGGTGACACCCCTCGCTGCAGCCGGTTTGCCGACCCGGGCGCGGTTTCTCGCGATGCTGGACGCCCCTCTTGCAACGCATGTGGAAACCGGGTCGTATTGCCTGTTGGTGATTGCGGTTACAACGTTGCCGGAGGCGACGGGCGTTTTGACCGAATCGCAGCGTGACCTGCTGTACACCAGCCTGGCAAACCGGTTAAGACGGGATTGTGGCGCCACCAGCCTGCTGGCACAGTTGCACCCGCATGAATTCGCGCTGTGCCATTGGGCCACGGAACCGCCGTTTCAGGCCATGGCGCTGGCGCAGCGCGTGTTATCCATTATTAACGGGCCGCTGACCATCGGCAATCTGGCCTTGCGCCCCGCCGCCGGTATCGGCGTCGCTTTCGGGGCGCTTGAGGACAAAAACGCCGAGAAGGTCCTGAACCACGCCGCGCTGGCCGCATCCTCTGCGGCGGCGCGGGGTCGAAACCAGATTCTGTTTTTCGAGCCCGCACTGGCGGTCGCGGCGACCCGGCGGTTGACGTTTGCCCATCGTCTGCTGGAGGGGATCGCGCAGGGCCGCTGCGCGCTATTCTTCCAGCCGCAGGTCGATATGCGCGACCAGCGGCTTTTGAGTGCCGAAGCCCTACTCCGCTGGCGCCAGGACGACGGCAGTTGGAGCCTGCCGGAGGATTTCATTTGCCAGGTGGAGGCGGCGGGCGTCATGGTGCCGCTGGGCAATTGGGTGCTGGAGGAGGCGTGCCGGGTACTCGGCGAATGGCAGGGGCGCGGTATCGCCGTGCCGCTGGCGGTGAACCTGTCCGCGCTACAATTGCAGCAAAACGACCTGGTGTCGTCGCTAAAACAGAGCCTGGCGCGTTTTCAGGTCGGATGCTCGCAATTGGTATTGGAAATCACCGAGACCGCCCGCATTAACGAATTCGCCTCCTCGTTCCAGGTGCTGCGCGAGCTGCACGACCTCGGCATCGTCATTGCGCTGGACGATTTCGGCATGGGTTATTCCAGCCTATATTGCCTCGATCGCCTGCGGCATCTGCCTATTGATATGGTGAAAATCGACCGCAGTTTTATCGCCACCTTGCCCGAGGACGCCATCATGCTGCGGGTAGTGAGCGCCATTGCCGACGTGCTTGACCTGCCGGTTATCGCTGAAGGGGTGGAAAACGCCGCTCAGCGTGATTGTCTGCTGGCGCACCACATTCATCGCGGCCAGGGGTATCTCTTCGCCGAACCGCTAACCCAGCAGGCGTTTGAACACCGCTTCTTCAATCGACCCTGCTCCTAA
- the bcsQ gene encoding cellulose biosynthesis protein BcsQ, which translates to MPLVCVCSPKGGVGKTTVSANLAYALARSGSKVLVIDFDVQNALRLHFGVPISDTRGYVAQATTVMDWSQFILKADANLFVLPYGEADEEQRLAFENAISHDPHFLQRGLNTVLNYPGLVVIADFPPGPVPALKAVQRFADLHIVMMLADTASLSLLPQIENHKFLGAPLNQRLGEYYVVNQSDMRRNLSRDVSHFFEQRLGDKLLGMIHRDECVPEANASQRSIIGFSPVSAAAFDIELISKKVAAIVGVKVGDGEFYAMPNPGI; encoded by the coding sequence ATGCCGTTAGTTTGCGTCTGTTCGCCCAAGGGCGGCGTGGGCAAAACCACCGTAAGCGCCAATTTAGCCTATGCCCTGGCCCGCAGCGGCAGCAAAGTGCTGGTTATTGATTTCGATGTTCAAAACGCCCTCCGGCTGCATTTCGGCGTGCCGATTTCCGACACCCGCGGCTATGTCGCACAGGCCACCACGGTCATGGACTGGAGCCAATTTATTCTGAAGGCGGACGCCAATCTCTTCGTCCTGCCCTACGGCGAAGCGGATGAGGAGCAACGGCTGGCGTTTGAAAATGCCATCAGCCACGACCCGCACTTTCTGCAGCGCGGTCTGAATACGGTATTGAATTATCCAGGTCTGGTGGTCATCGCCGATTTTCCGCCGGGGCCGGTACCGGCGCTGAAGGCCGTACAACGCTTCGCCGATCTGCATATCGTCATGATGCTGGCGGACACCGCTTCGCTGTCGCTGCTGCCGCAGATCGAAAATCATAAATTTCTTGGCGCGCCGCTTAACCAGCGCCTGGGGGAATATTACGTCGTTAATCAGAGTGATATGCGCCGAAATCTCAGCCGGGACGTCTCGCATTTTTTTGAGCAGCGGCTGGGGGACAAATTGCTGGGCATGATCCATCGCGATGAATGCGTGCCGGAGGCCAACGCGTCCCAGCGTTCTATTATCGGATTCAGCCCGGTGTCCGCGGCGGCCTTCGATATCGAACTGATCAGTAAAAAAGTCGCCGCTATAGTCGGGGTCAAAGTGGGCGATGGCGAATTCTACGCCATGCCCAATCCGGGCATTTGA
- the bcsA gene encoding UDP-forming cellulose synthase catalytic subunit, with translation MNKPLFYLLLLLMLPIATIVVITPMDSDKQYFFGLISLGLMLVLGISKSPYVNVVLVVMSCLMSTRYIYWRASETLHFYTTFEACLGIGLFIAELYAWVILVLGYLQTTWPLKRRIEPMPDDLSLWPTVDIYVPTYNESLDVVRDTVLAAQCIDYPRDKMRIYILDDGKRSEFAVFAADVGVGYITRDDNKHAKAGNLNHALTLTRGELICVFDCDHVATRGFLQATVGSFLIDPRLALLQTPHYFYSPDPFERNLSAARHNPNEGALFYGPVQQGNDNWNATFFCGSCAVIRRTALEETHGFAVETVTEDAHTALKLQRKGWNSAFLAIPLAAGLATERLGLHVIQRIRWARGMTQILRMDNPLFGRGLKWQQRLCYLNAMLHFQYGLPRVVFLTAPLAYLLFNQNIIASSASTIFAYVLPHLFMAIWLNSRMNGRYRYTFWGEIYETVMAFHLIIPTLLTLISPKHGKFNVTDKGGLLDEGFFDAHIVRPHIIVACLLVLGIIAGIARAVMYDYFNVDPRVIVFNVVWATLSVIILLAAIAVAKETRQVRKTIRVEVTIPAIIHYASGISVVSETRDLSMGGVKLVTPDDRYLHDTLEEVELRLQSGSVCIPVSVIHTGPDVIRLMFKEMPLDKRRELVRVVMARADAWLAPPYPRDRPLRSFASIVRCVFELFYNTWKERGQKKKHARSAGPGETA, from the coding sequence ATGAATAAACCGCTGTTTTATCTGCTGTTACTTTTAATGCTCCCCATCGCCACAATCGTAGTGATTACGCCGATGGACAGCGATAAACAGTATTTTTTCGGTCTGATCAGCCTGGGACTGATGCTGGTGCTCGGCATCAGTAAAAGCCCTTATGTGAATGTCGTGCTGGTGGTCATGTCATGCCTGATGTCAACGCGCTATATCTACTGGCGCGCCAGCGAAACGCTGCACTTTTACACCACATTTGAAGCCTGTTTGGGCATCGGGCTGTTTATCGCCGAGCTTTACGCCTGGGTCATTCTGGTTTTGGGTTATTTGCAGACCACCTGGCCGCTAAAACGCCGCATTGAACCCATGCCGGATGATCTCTCCCTGTGGCCGACGGTAGATATTTATGTCCCCACCTACAACGAGAGTCTGGATGTGGTGCGCGATACCGTATTGGCGGCGCAATGCATTGATTACCCGCGCGATAAAATGCGTATCTATATTCTCGATGATGGCAAGCGTAGCGAATTTGCGGTGTTTGCCGCCGACGTCGGCGTAGGCTATATCACCCGCGACGATAATAAACACGCCAAAGCGGGCAACCTTAACCATGCCCTGACCCTGACCCGGGGCGAACTGATTTGCGTCTTTGACTGCGACCACGTCGCGACGCGCGGTTTCCTGCAAGCCACCGTCGGCAGTTTTCTCATTGACCCGCGGCTGGCGCTGCTGCAAACGCCGCACTATTTTTATTCTCCCGACCCGTTCGAGCGCAATCTCTCGGCGGCGCGGCATAACCCGAATGAGGGCGCGCTGTTTTACGGACCGGTGCAGCAGGGCAACGATAACTGGAACGCGACCTTCTTCTGCGGCTCCTGCGCGGTAATTCGCCGGACGGCGCTGGAGGAAACCCACGGCTTTGCGGTGGAGACCGTCACCGAAGATGCTCATACCGCGCTCAAACTGCAGCGTAAGGGCTGGAATTCGGCCTTCTTGGCGATCCCGCTGGCGGCCGGCCTGGCCACCGAACGTCTGGGGCTGCATGTCATCCAGCGTATCCGCTGGGCACGCGGCATGACGCAAATCTTGCGCATGGATAACCCGCTATTCGGCCGCGGGCTGAAATGGCAACAGCGATTGTGCTATCTCAACGCCATGCTGCATTTTCAATACGGCCTGCCGCGGGTGGTATTTTTAACCGCGCCGCTGGCGTATCTCCTTTTCAACCAGAATATTATCGCCTCGTCGGCCAGTACGATTTTCGCCTATGTGCTACCGCATCTGTTTATGGCCATCTGGCTGAATTCACGCATGAACGGCCGTTACCGTTACACCTTCTGGGGTGAGATTTACGAAACGGTGATGGCGTTTCATTTGATCATCCCGACCCTGTTGACCCTCATCTCCCCCAAGCATGGCAAATTTAACGTGACGGATAAGGGTGGCTTGTTGGATGAGGGGTTTTTCGACGCCCACATTGTGCGCCCGCATATCATCGTGGCCTGTTTGCTGGTGCTGGGCATTATCGCGGGGATAGCGCGGGCGGTCATGTATGACTATTTCAACGTCGACCCGCGCGTCATCGTGTTCAACGTCGTGTGGGCGACGCTCAGCGTTATTATTTTGCTGGCGGCCATCGCGGTGGCCAAAGAAACGCGCCAGGTGCGCAAAACCATCCGCGTCGAAGTGACGATTCCGGCCATCATTCATTACGCCAGCGGCATCTCCGTGGTCAGCGAAACGCGGGATCTCTCCATGGGCGGCGTGAAATTGGTGACGCCGGACGATCGCTATCTTCACGACACGCTTGAAGAGGTGGAGCTACGGCTGCAATCAGGAAGCGTCTGCATTCCGGTCAGCGTGATCCACACCGGCCCGGACGTGATTCGGCTCATGTTTAAAGAGATGCCTCTGGATAAGCGGCGCGAGCTGGTACGGGTGGTGATGGCGCGCGCCGATGCCTGGCTGGCGCCCCCCTATCCGCGCGATCGTCCTTTGCGCTCATTTGCCAGCATTGTGCGCTGCGTCTTCGAGTTGTTCTATAACACTTGGAAAGAACGCGGTCAGAAGAAAAAGCACGCCCGGTCCGCCGGGCCAGGTGAGACGGCATAA
- a CDS encoding sugar kinase, with translation MTTKNIAVIGECMIELSQKGSDVKRGFGGDTLNTSVYLSRLVPAAQLKVHYITALGTDSFSDDMLQSWQQEGVDTSLIQRLENRLPGLYYIETDAHGERTFYYWRNEAAARYWLESALSDQICQTLAGFDYLYLSGISIAILSPQSRERLLALLRACRANGGKVIFDNNYRPRLWQSREETQAAYRDILACTDIAFLTLDDEDMLWGKQPVDAVLDRTRALGVGEIVIKRGADACLVSEASGELQEVPAVKLPKEKVVDTTAAGDSFSAGYLAVRLTGGSGGAAAESGHRTASTVIQYRGAIIPRDAMPARAG, from the coding sequence ATGACAACCAAAAACATCGCCGTTATCGGCGAATGCATGATCGAATTGTCGCAAAAGGGCAGCGACGTTAAACGCGGATTCGGCGGCGATACCTTAAATACCTCGGTGTATCTCTCGCGTCTGGTTCCTGCGGCCCAGCTCAAGGTGCATTACATTACCGCGCTGGGCACCGACAGCTTCAGTGACGACATGCTGCAATCCTGGCAACAAGAAGGGGTGGATACCTCCCTCATCCAGCGCTTGGAAAACCGGCTGCCCGGCCTGTATTACATTGAAACCGATGCCCACGGCGAGCGAACCTTCTATTACTGGCGCAACGAGGCGGCCGCCCGTTATTGGCTGGAAAGCGCGTTATCGGATCAGATTTGCCAAACGCTGGCGGGCTTTGATTATCTTTATCTGAGCGGTATCAGTATCGCCATCCTATCGCCGCAGAGCCGCGAGCGGCTGTTGGCTTTGCTGCGGGCCTGCCGCGCCAACGGCGGCAAAGTCATTTTTGACAACAATTATCGCCCGCGCCTGTGGCAGAGCCGGGAAGAGACCCAGGCGGCCTATCGCGACATCCTCGCCTGTACCGATATCGCCTTCCTGACCTTGGACGACGAGGATATGCTGTGGGGAAAACAACCGGTAGACGCGGTACTGGATCGCACCCGCGCGCTGGGCGTTGGTGAAATTGTCATCAAACGCGGCGCCGATGCCTGCCTGGTATCGGAAGCCAGTGGGGAGTTACAGGAAGTGCCCGCGGTGAAATTGCCGAAAGAGAAGGTGGTCGACACTACCGCCGCCGGCGACTCTTTCAGCGCCGGCTATCTGGCGGTCCGTCTGACCGGCGGCAGCGGCGGCGCCGCAGCCGAGAGCGGGCATCGTACCGCCAGTACGGTTATCCAGTACCGCGGCGCCATTATCCCGCGCGACGCAATGCCGGCCCGCGCGGGCTAA